The proteins below come from a single Neospora caninum Liverpool complete genome, chromosome IX genomic window:
- a CDS encoding 60s ribosomal protein L32, related gives MAPVSTVKRSIVKKRVKSFPRFQSDRFKRVKSSWRKPKGIDCRVRRKFKGTNKMPNIGYGSNKKTRHMLPNGFFKFLVSNPKDLELLLMHNTKFAAEIAHNISSRKRREILERADQLNVLVLNRTARLDTAEDE, from the exons ATGGCGCCTGTCTCGACAGTGAAGAGATCCATCGTCAAGAAGCGCGTGAAGAGCTTCCCCCGCTTCCAGTCTGATCGCTTCAAGCGTGTGAAG TCATCATGGAGGAAGCCCAAGGGCATTGATTGCCGTGTTCGCCGCAAGTTCAAGGGCACTAACAAGATGCCCAACATCGGCTACGGTTCCAACAAGAAGACCCGTCACATGTTGCCCAATGGATTCTTTAAGTTCCTCGTCTCGAATCCCAAGGATCTCGAATTGCTCTTGATGCACAACACCAAGTTTGCAGCGGAGATTGCGCATAACATTTCCTCTCGGAAGCGTCGTGAGATTCTGGAGCGAGCAGATCAACTTAATGTCCTGGTGTTGAACAGAACTGCACGTCTCGAcacagcggaagacgaatGA
- a CDS encoding putative kinesin motor domain-containing protein, translating to MERRDPTSTAQSAVEVESEVSVRFRPLSLERISEGARAAYFVSGPKSVGIDTQKASLSQSDPTVQGILDELKLKASWSLDSSRSVFDFTFNGSVFDEGTATASLYNKIVQPVVIQVTEGISSTVIACGSSGSGKTYTLIGTHEHPGVIFNALQDLFNHITSYRNPASAKTKPRTNAPRFLSWNIDPQKWREHEYEFSVRCSYVEVREHSIVDLLHCAADFAPTDVLPTLALRRTPKGEPCIDGLSEKPGASVEELVRVLARQVKAAALKKARDKLFPDRPSSGVVTITVEKARIGKECQRGDSVPSSPSPRHGPAGKNASDDGVSSSRPGERAGPQESSSVQIPQLTRATLTFVEAPGTEGLAAPPYAEKNMFHSRASFSGFIMRLAADASASQSLFRTLEGLLRPATWTYADGKPSTSVWAGSTLTQLLYPALHGDSNLSVIMTVDPADCSLSVSLPTLRFGSRISGGRRRLCVSQVSRENSHLRALHLDVSRHFRHIQSVRRKLRDQAEGTAFLRQLDCVESSRHDGTDQSWWLPSSTEAKGCLEELEESLRATRRQILVGGTADWSVLEGSRLSTLLSILSVFRDRRFVRETLGEDRSRADLKCSEDSSAGCPKPGLAGRNLAAASGDLSPPGSAYVPIAPLPASSRITVSPYSAPSEAVPDFPAAFPLSASSSPPHLASPAAAPVRPVAFPATPWSFSSAQGQAVPSTFGGTRLVNITHRQRAVQGQFPPSPAPVPHAVPAHSLATYSQDASFAWTDFSTSPGYCVYAPDSGVAQRFPALAQMEPVGSPSRAVYSPYPVSASKLLSVHSRFGSQTDAEPDAGDAEISPSCCCGASLQPQTKTQTNYEPVAFRASLADPAGVFPQPSDVGDARGGSRLERRLFVGVLSLSPGFGGTESRDDVGRAMEDLERSLEELRNSFADWGEDPTLRLASDAARLETVLFCPRAADCKLASGSGAFSADGPGGRRLSEVATAGEATCEQLKGETGKHFVVVATHEAARTSEPSSARLVDDSGNSRAANKAGAASPEQSDRDFSSSDGHTTSSAFEGFLESLLPAAQLSGEGLLTNQGVAEGAAGWDWEESAGDGEATAPPQSTKEDGSDGGSRTEDADPEDAPNKSGYDEDTSQAGDKLLHTASRLEDEIIDLLEGQSDDPFAQDYDREAAASGEALLPSESFSGSQPVDLTLDPAAPQSPAPEAAFSPTFSSFEATTHGDRSREAMDTRERETNDWLSRRGSVPASSPSRIRVRLSVEGEEPQRSRVGSPGCSQSRRRASPQTTFIGTPSQLLFSLDPEPHAEGGANRRGVASKDFSPRDGKPSPSSSFSSSSFSSSSPRDFDLHAPNAHLASHRRQRGGESWDVVVSRSPQHALGEGGFCLPEPRRGDRAQNKQGLYFQGTLRPWTHFSGPGKTLPRTPKSSDARLVSRKGRILSERSRLGGDETEGKRSPTTSRERTGRSSSSERRRSKERREGRRDERRRRRETSKDAGDRRSEADEVKTLQGQILELQRQLRQKVERINSLSSISCERRPPVSFVIPASEFSSSTPGSERFAPGVPVSQPPSANVFASPVQSAPPMLELPGQPAPVTSFSFPAAALQSSFSPLSLIQAVSGAVPVVGIASPPEGVRPEPPGPGVPGPGVPCASPPVVFAHSPLVLPAPAATATLPLSIPLARPQGETVPASAAAEPARCSTCDGTLSELSSISSRENAVTTSSDDFQKTDTATSHETSFSFRPKKAEEAAEALLELPPTPTYGDTTPTAASLFPDRSRHQAMEPKGPAEAETAGRAGDEEPSGGSEVRAVPGDSLFRGGDQTQSFGGTNRKLQGQPSPRFPSPSEAENAGMSPPAPQPSDAPRPASVLPQTAGPYDEHWSSVERGRSYLRTEHAERRFDGTDGRFPSPSSVYTPYYRGSPSPARVNVPSTPAAPGAYAASSYSFPRYLSPPAAPRAFSPSPGVPPERMQTGKPRVVCTIIRDSTGVPLDLIPGDGEALRETSRVIYPFSHVSHAAVKGDVTGHALPSSLFSSERPPESHGAHRLSRLFHEDPQRYRRLGSAGGSLPFRFPSRPHPPSRPLSPSAACVGGVLGTDSSEAGAREDYRDFEIRQGWREGRGSVAADHFYAGLGGSLRLSREERRGTQARREGPARRAGGGGLLAEGLLGFFERKLRDFWETRPGATSVPRRRTVKEVNAARPAADGSSKAFWPNWYHVLPPPNAVSFKRTGSVGDARRRSPSSPAPVPLSPRSRIAQSRPLSVPRGFPKWKCGQDGPVRGVRLEETRPADEPPSSSSDKKTKPASPRGSDAAAARGADQKEAPENAGEAKEEAGEAKEEAGEAKEEADASGIKESASGGPAAPTLLSFSHASTPVFLSPQVVAQGLPGAPGVSPPLIFDPLWTGPALASPAPLVSVCPAPASLATPGQGLPCVLASQPPAVCAASPAPCALAVGQSARPGGPAGSAGADAPKKQAEPETYTSFRSFGDICRQLLGRKNPDRKPDPTGAQSLLPNFPFFMDPKRPPAGAKPYPGPVLEIGILKSGR from the exons atggagaggcgagacccGACGTCTACCGCGCAATCCGCGGTAGAAGTTGAATCCGAAGTTTCTGTTCGTTTCCGTCCACTTTCTCTTGAGCGAATTTCGGAGGGAGCCCGAGCTGCCTACTTTGTTTCCGGTCCCAAATCCGTTGGGATCGACACCCAGAAGGCAAGCCTTTCCCAGTCCGATCCCACGGTTCAAGGCATTCTGGACGAATTGAAACTCAAGGCATCCTGGTCTCTCGACTCCTCGCGTTCTGTTTTTGACTTCACTTTCAATGGCAG TGTCTTCGACGAAGGCACAGCAACGGCAAGTCTCTACAACAAAATCGTACAGCCTGTAGTCATTCAAGTCACTGAG GGAATCAGCAGCACGGTGATTGCCTGCGGGAGCTCAGGCAGTGGGAAGACGTACACGCTGATCGGGACGCATGAACACCCAGGCGTCATTTTCAATGCCCTCCAAGACCTCTTTAACCATATAACCTCTTACCGGAATCCCGCCTCTGCAAAGACCAAGCCTCGGACCAACGCGCCGAGGTTTCTCTCGTGGAACATCGACCCTCAAAAGTGGCGCGAACACGAGTATGAGTTCTCTGTTCGCTGCTCCTACGTTGAAGTCCGTGAGCATTCCATCGTCGATCTTCTTCACTGCGCGGCCGACTTCGCCCCAACAGATGTCCTTCCCACTCTGGCGCTCCGGAGAACACCAAAGGGGGAGCCTTGCATCGACGGCCTCAGCGAAAAACCCGGAGCAAGTGTTGAAGAGCTTGTTCGAGTGCTTGCAAGGCAAGTCAA AGCGGCTGCGTTGAAGAAAGCAAGGGACAAGCTTTTCCCCGACCGCCCCTCCAGTGGTGTAGTGACGATCACGGTAGAGAAAGCACGGATCGGGAAGGAATGTCAACGGGGTGATtctgtgccttcttctccgtctcctcggcaCGGGCCAGCGGGTAAAAACGCGTCGGATGACGGCGTGAGTTCATCTCGTCCCGGTGAACGTGCGGGTCCGCAAGAGTCTTCAAGCGTCCAGATTCCTCAATTAACCCGAGCCACCCTCACCTTCGTGGAAGCCCCAGGAACAGAGGGGCTGGCTGCTCCTCCTTACGCAG agaaaaacaTGTTCCATTCTcgtgcttctttttctggctTCATCATGCGCCTCGCTGCAGATGCATCTGCATCCCAAAGTCTCTTCCGGACGCTCGAGGGTCTCCTCCGGCCTGCAACCTGGACATACGCCGACGGAAAGCCTTCCACATCGGTGTGGGCGGGATCCACGCTCACGCAGCTGCTTTATCCCGCTCTCCATGGAGATTCGAACCTTTCGGTCATCATGACTGTCGATCCCGCTGACTGTTCCCTGTCCGTCTCTTTGCCTACGCTTCGTTTCGGTAGTCGCATCTCCGGTGGCCGGCGTCGCCTGTGCGTCTCTCAGGTCTCTCGTGAAAA TTCCCACCTGCGGGCCCTCCACCTCGACGTCTCCCGGCACTTTCGCCACATCCAGTCGGTGCGAAGAAAACTGAGGGATCAGGCGGAAGGCACTGCGTTTCTCAGGCAGTTGGACTGTGTCGAGTCATCGAGACACGACGGAACTGACCAATCGTGGTGGCTTCCATCGAGTACGGAGGCGAAGGGCTGCTTGGAGGAACTCGAGGAGAGCCTCCGTGCAACGCGTCGGCAG ATTCTCGTCGGGGGCACGGCTGACTGGTCTGTGCTGGAGGGGAGCCGCCTTTCGACTCTCCTGAGCattctttctgtctttcggGACCGGCGTTTCGTGCGCGAGACGCTCGGCGAAGATCGTTCTCGGGCTGACTTGAAGTGTTCAGAGGACAGCTCCGCTGGGTGCCCGAAGCCTGGCTTGGCAGGGCGTAATCTCGCTGCGGCCTCTGGGGACCTGTCCCCTCCGGGATCTGCCTACGTGCCCAtcgcgcctcttccagcGTCTTCGCGAATCACCGTTTCTCCTTACAGTGCGCCTTCAGAGGCCGTTCCGGACTTTCCCGCCGCGTTcccgctttctgcctcttcgtcgcctccccaCCTCGCTTCTCCTGCCGCGGCCCCTGTCCGCCCCGTTGCGTTTCCTGCGACTCCTTggtcgttttcttctgcccaGGGACAGGCAGTCCCATCGACTTTCGGCGGCACGCGACTCGTGAATATCACGCATCGCCAGCGCGCCGTGCAAGGCCAGTTTCCTCCGTCCCCCGCGCCCGTGCCCCACGCTGTGCCTGCACACTCGCTTGCCACGTACTCCCAGGACGCGTCTTTCGCGTGGACGGACTTTTCGACCTCTCCCGGCTACTGCGTGTACGCCCCCGACAGCGGCGTCGCCCAGAGATTTCCCGCCTTGGCACAGATGGAGCCGGTGGGATCCCCGTCCCGCGCCGTCTACAGTCCGtaccctgtctccgcctcgaaACTCCTGTCCGTGCATTCACGCTTCGGCTCGCAGACAGACGCAGAGCCAGAcgcgggcgacgcagaaatCAGCCCGAGTTgctgctgcggcgcctctctgcagccgcAGACAAAAACTCAGACCAACTACGAGCCTGTCGCGTTCCGAGCTTCGCTCGCGGACCCCGCGGGTGTCTTTCCACAGCCCTCGGACgtgggcgacgcgcgaggcgggtCAAGACTCGAGCGTCGCCTGTTTGTGggcgtcctctcgctttcgcctggGTTCGGAGGAACAGAATCTCGAGACGACGTGGGCAGAGCCATGGAGGATCTCGAGCGGTCTTTGGAGGAGCTTCGGAACTCGTTTGCGGATTGGGGCGAAGACCCCACGCTGCGGCTCGCCTCAGACGCCGCGCGCCTCGAGaccgttctcttctgcccGCGGGCTGCGGACTGCAAGCTCGCCTCAGGGTCcggcgcgttttctgctgACGGCCCGGGCGGAAGGCGCCTCAGCGAGGTGGCGACTGCGGGGGAAGCGACATGCGAACAGCtgaaaggcgagacaggaaaacacTTTGTTGTCGTCGCCACTCACGAGGCAGCCCGCACCAGTGAGCCTTCGTCGGCGCGTCTCGTGGACGACTCGGGGAATTCCCGAGCCGCAAACAAAGCAGGCGCAGCTTCGCCCGAGCAATCCGATCGCGACTTCTCCAGTAGCGACGGCCACACGACCTCCTCCGCCTTTGAAGGCTTCCTTGAGAGCCTCTTGCCGGCTGCACAGCTCAGCGGTGAAGGGTTACTGACCAATCAGGGAGTCGCCGAAGGAGCAGCGGGCTGGGACTGGGAAGAaagcgccggagacggcgaggcgacggctccGCCCCAGTCCACGAAGGAAGATGGCAGCGACGGTGGATCGAGAACGGAAGATGCAGATCCTGAGGACGCTCCAAACAAGAGTGGCTACGACGAGGACACGTCTCAGGCAGGAGACAAACTCCTGCACACGGCCAGCCGACTTGAAGACGAAATTATTGACTTGCTGGAGGGCCAGTCAGACGACCCGTTTGCGCAGGACTATGAccgggaggcggcggcgtcCGGGGAGGCGCTCCTTCCTTCTGAGAGTTTCTCGGGCTCGCAGCCCGTGGACCTGACGCTGGACCCTGCAGCGCCTCAGTCGCCGGCTCCAGAGGCTGCCTTTTCGCCAACGTTCTCGTCGTTCGAAGCGACTACACATGGCGATCGATCTCGCGAGGCGATGGACActcgcgagcgagagacaaacgacTGGCTCAGTCGTCGCGGCAGCGtccctgcttcgtctccctcgcgcattcgcgtgcgcctctctgtggagggcgaggagccgCAACGGAGCCGTGTGGGGTCGCCTGGGTGTTCGCAGTCGCGTCGGCGCGCATCTCCGCAGACGACGTTCATCGGGACGCCTTCccagcttctcttctctctcgatcccgagccgcatgcagagggcgGGGCGAACCGGCGCGGGGTGGCCTCCAAGGACTTCTCGCCTCGGGACGGGaagccgtcgccttcctcctcgttttcctcttcttccttttcgtcgtcttcgccgcgagATTTTGACCTGCACGCGCCGAACGCCCACCTGGCTAGCCACCGACggcagcgaggcggagagagctGGGACGTCGTCGTTTCGCGTTCCCCGCAGCACGCCTTGGGCGAGGGCGGCTTCTGCTTGCCTGAACCGCGCCGCGGCGACCGCGCGCAAAACAAACAGGGTCTGTACTTCCAGGGGACCTTGAGGCCGTGGACGCATTTCTCGGGTCCCGGGAAAACCTTGCCGAGGACTCCCAAGAGCTCCGACGCGCGGCTGGTCTCTCGGAAGGGGCGAATCCTGTCCGAGAGGAGCCGGCTCGGGGGAGACGAGACCGAGGGGAAGCGATCGCCGACCACCTCCCGCGAACGGACGGGACGTTCCAGCAGTTCcgaaaggcggagaagcaaggagcggcgagaaggccgtcgagacgagcgacggagaaggcgagagacaagcaaGGACGCGGGCGACAGACGCTCCGAAGCCGACGAAGTGAAGACTCTGCAGGGGCAAATCCTCGAGTTGCAACGCCAACTCAGACAGAAAGTGGAGCGAATCAACTCTCTTTCCAGTATCTCTTGTGAGCGCCGccctcccgtctccttcgtcatTCCGGCCTCTGAGTTTTCGAGCTCAACACCAGGGTCTGAACGCTTCGCGCCCGGAGTGCCCGTCTCCCAGCCTCCCTCCGCCAACGTCTTTGCGTCTCCCGTGCAAAGCGCTCCGCCGATGCTCGAGCTGCCGGGCCAGCCTGCCCCCGTCACCAGCTTCAGTTTCCCGGCTGCGGCGCTCCAGAGCAGTTTCAGTCCCCTCTCGCTCATCCAGGCCGTCTCTGGAGCCGTGCCGGTCGTCGGCATCGCCTCGCCCCCAGAGGGTGTGCGTCCCGAGCCTCCTGGGCCGGGGGTTCCTGGTCCAGGCGTGCCGTGTGCTTCTCCGCCCGTTGTGTTCGCGCATTCGCCCCTGGTGCTTCCCGCTCCAGCGGCGACTGCGACCCTCCCGCTGTCAATCCCCCTTGCTCGCCCCCAGGGAGAGACCGTTCCGGCCTCTGCTGCGGCGGAGCCCGCGCGGTGCTCCACGTGCGACGGCACTTTGTCCGAGCTTTCTTCGATTTCgagccgagaaaacgcggtcACGACCTCCAGCGACGATTTccagaaaacagacacagcGACGAGCCACGAGACGTCCTTTTCGTTCCGCCCGAAAAAGGCTGAAGAGGCTGCCGAGGCGCTCTTGGAGTTGCCTCCGACTCCGACCTACGGAGACACGACCCCAAcggccgcctctctgttccccGACCGCAGTCGGCACCAGGCGATGGAGCCCAAGGGAcccgccgaggcagagactgCGGGCCGAGCTGGGGACGAGGAGCCCTCTGGGGGCAGCGAGGTTCGGGCTGTGCCCGGAGATTCGCTGTTCCGAGGCGGAGACCAGACCCAATCGTTCGGCGGGACAAATCGCAAGCTGCAGGGACAGCCCTCGCCTCGGTTTCCCTCCCCGTCGGAAGCGGAGAACGCCGGGAtgtcgcctcccgcgccgcAGCCTTCAGATGCTCCCCGGCCTGCGAGCGTTCTTCCGCAAACAGCCGGACCCTACGACGAACACTGGAGCTCTgtggagcgaggaagaagttACCTGAGAACAGAGCATGCCGAGCGCCGTTTTGACGGGACCGACGGAAGGTTCCCGAGCCCCTcgtctgtatatacaccgtACTATCGcggctcgccgtctccggccAGAGTGAATGTGCCGTCGACGCCAGCGGCGCCAGGAGCGTACGCAGCTTCGTCCTATTCTTTTCCTCGGTATTTGTCCCCGCCGGCGGCTCCACGAGCCTTCAGTCCCTCTCCAGGGGTGCCTCcggaacgcatgcaaactGGAAAGCCGCGTGTGGTGTGCACGATTATCCGCGACTCGACGGGAGTCCCGTTGGATCTCATTcccggcgacggagaagctcTGCGCGAAACCTCGCGAGTGATTTATCCGTTTTCCCATGTGTCGCACGCGGCCGTGAAAGGCGACGTGACGGGCCACGCCctgccgtcctctctgtttaGCTCCGAAAGGCCTCCAGAATCCCACGGCGCGCACCGGCTCTCGAGGCTTTTCCACGAGGATCCTCAGCGGTATCGTCGCCTTGGTTCCGCTGGCGGCTCCCTTCCAtttcgctttccctctcgcccgCACCCTCCGTCTCGACCGCTGTCGCCGAGTGCTGCGTGCGTGGGAGGCGTGCTGGGTACGGACAGCTCGGAGGCGGGAGCGCGGGAGGACTACCGCGACTTTGAGATTCGGCAGGGCTGGCGAGAAGGGCGGGGATCGGTGGCCGCCGACCACTTCTACGCAGGTTTGGGTGGATCCCTTCGGCTTTCgcgggaagagcgacgaggcacaCAGGCCAGGCGCGAGGGTCCGGCGCGGAGAGCCGGCGGAGGCGGGCTTCTTGCGGAGGGGCTGCTCGGCTTCTTCGAAAGGAAGCTCCGCGACTTCTGGGAGACGCGGCCGGGGGCGACCAGCGTgccgcgacggcgaaccGTGAAAGAAGTGAACGCCGCGAGACCCGCCGCCGATGGAAGTTCAAAGGCCTTCTGGCCAAACTGGTACCACGTGTTGCCTCCGCCAAACGCCGTCTCATTCAAGCGAAC AGGAAGCGTCGGCGACGCGCGTCGTCGGAGTCCATCGTCGCCAGCGCCGGTTCCACTCTCGCCTCGGAGTCGGATCGCCCAGAGTCGCCCTCTGTCTGTCCCTCGCGGCTTCCCTAAGTGGAAATGTGGGCAAGACGGTCCGGTGCGAGGCGTGCGTTtggaagagacgcgaccTGCCGACGAACCGCCGAGCTCCTCATCTGACAAGAAGACTAaacctgcgtctcctcgcggttccgacgctgctgctgcgcgcgGCGCCGACCAAAAGGAAGCCCCAGAAAACGCAGGCGAGgccaaagaagaggcaggcgaggccaaagaagaggcaggcgaggccaaagaagaggcagacgcttCGGGAATCAAGGAAAGCGCTTCCGGCGGGCCAGCTGCGCCCactttgctttctttttcccacGCTTCGactcccgtcttcctctcccctcagGTCGTGGCGCAGGGCCTTCCGGGGGCTCCgggcgtgtctccgccgctgaTTTTCGATCCTTTGTGGACGGGGCCAgctctcgcgtcgcctgcgccgctTGTCTCGGTGTGCCCCGCCCCGGCCTCTCTGGCGACTCCGGGCCAAGGCCTCCCGTGCGTGCTGGCCTCGCAGCCTCCCGCAGTGtgcgcggcttctcccgcGCCGTGCGCTCTCGCAGTTGGCCAGTCTGCGCGTCCTGGCGGTCCCGCAGggagcgcaggcgccgacgcgccgaagaaacaggcagagCCGGAAACGTACACCTCGTTCAGAAGCTTCGGAGACATCTGCCGACAGCTGTTGGGGCGGAAGAACCCGGACCGCAAACCCGACCCAACTGGGGCGCAGTCCCTGCTGCCGAACTTCCCCTTCTTCATGGACCCCAAGCGTCCGCCGGCAGGAGCGAAGCCGT ATCCCGGCCCCGTCCTCGAGATTGGCATTCTTAAATCTGGCCGATGA
- a CDS encoding rna polymerase II, related, with the protein MSPPGYQGRPSASIPLNSNRLVCAAEGPRHTSSGGYAGAFLSSSYVDDVFSIDKFCERTFIKFLSVSPERVVFELKGVDAAIPNALRRILISEVPTIAIETVQIWQNTGVVQDEVLAHRLGLIPFVVDPTALNYRQPNQEFTDENALRVSLHVKCTEQSLGPHQTSLPVYARDIKWEPMSPSQKEAFAANPPRAVHPDILITKLRPGQEIELKAYLEKGVGKTHAKWSPVCTAVYRLEPEIVFKEPIQGEEASDLCSLCPMGVFDVEDTTGEAYARYPRNCTTCRACIERFPNGIELRKIKDHFIFSIESTGSVPAPLLFKMAIEILKEKALTFRQIIDVKLASGI; encoded by the exons ATGTCACCTCCAGGGTACCAGGGGCGACCATCCGCCTCTATCCCGTTGAACAGTAACCGACTTGTTTGTGCCGCTGAGGGCCCTCGGCACACCAGCAGCGGTGGGTACGCGGGTGCTTTCCTGAGTTCTTCGTACGTAGACGATGTGTTCTCTATTGACAAATTCTGTGAGAGAACTTTTATCAAGTTCCTATCGGTATCTCCGGAACGCGTCGTCTTTGAGCTGAAGGGCGTCGATGCGGCGATACCTAATGCACTGCGGCGAATCCTAATAAGCGAGGTTCCTACCATAGCCATCGAGACAGTACAG ATATGGCAGAACACTGGAGTTGTCCAGGACGAAGTTCTCGCACATAGACTGGGTCTAATTCCTTTCGTCGTCGATCCGACAGCGCTCAATTACCGACAGCCCAACCAAGAGTTCACCGATGAAAATGCTCTTCGCGTCTCACTCCATGTCAAGTGCACGGAGCAAAGTCTCGGCCCTCACCAGACGAGCTTGCCGG TCTACGCCAGAGATATAAAATGGGAACCGATGTCCCCGAGCCAAAAAGAAGCATTTGCAGCGAATCCACCCCGCGCGGTCCATCCTGATATCCTCATAACGAAGCTCAGGCCTGGACAG GAAATTGAATTGAAGGCTTATTTGGAAAAGGGCGTCGGAAAGACCCACGCGAAGTGGTCGCCGGTGTGCACTGCTGTTTACCGCCTTGAACCCGAAATTG TTTTCAAAGAACCGATtcaaggagaggaagcatcAGACCTGTGCAGTCTTTGTCCGATGGGCGTCTTCGATGTCGAAGACACAA CTGGCGAGGCCTACGCCCGGTATCCCCGCAATTGTACTACGTGTCGAGCTTGTATTGAACGTTTCCCGAATGGGATCGAGCTCCGAAAAATTAAAGATCACTTCATTT TTTCCATCGAGTCCACTGGGTCCGTTCCCGCTCCGCTTCTTTTCAAG ATGGCCATTGAAATTTTGAAGGAGAAAGCACTGACGTTCCGCCAAATCATCGACGTCAAGCTAGCCTCTGGTATCTGA